TTCCGGAGAAATACTGGCTCTATATTCATAGTATGGATGTAACTTGCATGTTAACTAATCGAACATGGAAAAAAATTAAAGCAAAGGATTTGTTTGAATTTCAAGATTTAGTTTTAATTTCACGACATCATTTACCTTTTTACCCCAAAAGCGATAGATAGCATATTGACAAACCTAAAAGGTAAATGGATCACAACATTCATTTTTTGGAAGAACCTGGTAATTTTCAACTAATTTATTTACCCCAAAACACAACTATTCAGTAATGAATCATCACTGATTTTTCATCGAACTGTAGCGCGTCTGTGAACAGAGAATTCCCTACCATAAAGGGAATCACGCATCTAATACTTTACTGTACTTTACGCATATCATCCTGCATGATATAGTGTCTGGTTATTCCATGTCGTTAATTTAATCAATTAGCAATGATTGATCGTGCACTTTTGTTGTTGAAAGAAGAGCTGGAATCTTATCTGAGCATTACTGATGCTGCAGCGACTGTTGTTATTGACAACATCGGTCTTTTTGAAACAGCCTCCGGTACACAACTACCGGACAACATCGTACTTACCCTTGTCAATCTTGAGGAGGAAAGTACACTAAAGAATAATACACCCCTGAAGAAAGGCAGCAGCAGCGCTGTATACCAGAATCCTCCGGTGTTCCTTAACCTGTATGTACTGTTTGTATGTAACTACGGTGGCAGCAAGTACGTAGATGCGTTGAAGCGATTGAGCTACGTGATTCAGTTTGTACAGGGGAAAAGTTCTTTTCATTATGCTTCCGATACCGGCAGTTTGCCACCCGGCGAAGATGTACTGGATATGAAGTTTACCCTGGAGCTTTATACCCTTACCTTCGAACAGATCAACCATTTGTGGGGATCTCTGGGTGGCAGACAAATGCCATTTGTTATGTATAAACTCCGTCTTATTGCACTCACGTCGAACAACCGACTGCGAGAAGTACCACTCATTGAAGAAATAGAAAATAATAACGCCCCCATAAACAGGTGATCTAACCATGCAAACTATATATAAAATATTGTTTGAGGTAAAGGTGCTGCATGAATTCTATCTCACCAATCCAAAAGGTGATTCTATATTTGATCTGGACAACCAGGCAGACCGCCTGTTATTCCTTAGTGACAGGCTGGATAAAGATGCTCCGGCTGTCAATAACGATATCAGCTTTGAGGTGCCTTCCGCACTGAATCAGTTGTTCAGAGATCATCATCTGCGCCTGCTCCCCTCTTACTCAGGTTGTAAAGTTGGCATTGAAGTCACCGCCTCTTTCCTGCCGGACGGCACGCGGGTATATACCCCCAAAATACCGCTGCCTGCAGATTTGACGGTTACGATACTCCTCCGGGTGAAAAATCCCGTCTTTCATACCATTACCAATTCACGTATTGTTAATCCTGTGCCAGCCACCTATTACTTTAGTAATGATAGTGTGCTCAGTGCGCTTAATTTCCCTGCGCTTAACAGCCGCATTGCAGACTTTACTGCAGGGTATGCATATGAACAGGGAGAACTCGCGACGATCGCCCCCAACAGCGTTAAGGCATATTATATTGATAATAATGCAGACAAGTGGTTGCCATTGCATGGCAATGACTACGTGAATGAGGGTGATCGTTGTTTGCTGCCACTGAGATTTAATTTTACTTTCCCTGCTGGTGCAAATGTGACACAGGCCACCTTCACACTTAAAGATAGCGGAGGTAATGTGGTGAATACATTTGTCGCTCAAAATGCGGGTGGCTTACAAAAAGTAGCACTCAACTACAGCAATCTTTCCTTAGTTAACTATATTAAATATTCACTTGAAGTAGCAGGTGACAATAGCTATGCCTGGCAACATGCTGTGATCTTTTCCGATACAAACGGCTGGGCTACCCTGCAATTCAAACCACGTGTTACGAATGCGGCGTTCAATCTGCTGGATGATCAGGGTTACCTCATTACCCGCAAACCACCGGTGGGCAATATTAACGACCCACCCGTGTTCGAGCTGAGGATTCCGAGCAGGTTGACCTACTGGCGCTATGTGCATGCAAACAGATTACCATTTGATCAGACCAATTACCCCGATGAATTATTGAATTACCAGAACGGATCACTCATTAGCAAAAGCCCCAGGAATTCCACTTATCATTCCACTTATTTTCAGAAACCGGACAATTCATTTTTCTTCCTGCCAAACCCGGAAGACTATGGCATGATTCGTAGTGAAAATAAACAGCTATTCACAGAAATTATGCTACCCACTTCAAAACTCTTTCCGGTAGCACCTTAAACCTTCAATCTTTAAAATTTTATAAACAAGAACATATGGCAGAATATAAAACCCCGGGCGTCTACATAGAAGAGATTCCCAAATTGCCCCCTTCCATCGCTTCCGTAGAAACAGCTATTCCTGCCTTTATCGGCTATACGGAAAAGGCCCAGTGGAAAGTGGCCGGCGACCTCACAAATAAACCCTGGCGCATTGAATCCATGCTGGAATACGAATTGTATTTCGGCGGTGCCAAACCCGATGCAGGTATTGAAATCACCGTCGATACCACACAGGGTAAAGTAGATATTCAGGGGGCCATCAATGCAGAACTCCGCTCCAAATACCTGATGTATTATTCCCTGCAAATGTTCTTTATCAATGGTGGCGGACCATGCTATGTCACTTCGGTAGGCGGTTATTCCGATGGAGATGTGATCCTCGATGCCGACCTGCAGGTCGGCCTTGCTGAAGTAGAAAAGATAGATGAAGTAACCCTCTTACTTTTCCCGGATGCGATCAACATGGCCAGTGCAGGTAACTACTACGCACTGTATGCCCTTGCTATTGCACAGTGTGTAAAACTGAAAGATCGCTTTACGGTACTGGATGTGTTTCCTGATCCTGCAAATGCCGGCAACTGGCGACTGGATGTGGATTTCCTGCGCAATACGCTCTCTGGCACGACAGATGATCTGAAGTATGCTGCTGTTTATTTCCCCCGTATTTATACAAGAACAGATTTCACTTATAACGAAGGAGATGTAAAGATCATCAGCAATGGTGCAGGCGATATCGGTGCTACCCTCACTGAACTCAAATCAAATAACAACGCTTACTACAACATGGCCCGGGGCGCTATCAATGATATCCAGATGCTGCTGCCTGCTTCGTCTGCAGTAGTAGGGGTATATGCGACTGTCGATAACAACCGTGGTGTGTGGAAAGCACCTGCCAATGTAAATATCGAATACGCAGTTGCTCCTGAAATGCTCATTACGCAGGAAGATCAGGAAAACCTGAATGTAGACACTACCGCCGGTAAGTCTATCAATGTAATCCGTTCATTTCCGGGAAGGGGCCCAGCCATCATCTGGGGTGCACGTACACTGGCAGGTAATGACAACGAATGGCGCTACATTCCTGTACGCAGGTTCTTCAACATGGTAGAGGAATCGACCAAAAATGCCGCTCAGCAATTCGTATTCGAGCCCAATGACCGTAACACCTGGATCAGGGTACGATCTATGATCGAGAACTACCTCACTCAGCAATGGAAGGCCGGCGCACTGATGGGCACTACCACCCGCGAAGCGTTTTATGTAAGGATTGGTCTTGGTGAAACCATGACTGAACAAGACATATGGGAAGGGCGTATGATCGTGGAAATTGGATTGGCGGTAGTAAGACCTGCCGAGTTTATCATACTCCGGTTCATGCATAAAATGCTGACGGAAGCATAAAATTTAATCTTTCAAACGATTTGTTATGGACATACCGCAAAAACAACAATCCACCAATACAGATAAATGTAAGGACAAGGATAACGCCACCCAAAAGAGCATCAATACCCAAAGAAGTATTGTATGCAGCAATCTCTATGATACTGCTGCGTCGCTGGGTAAGGCGGAGAAAAAATATGACGGCGTCAGCGAGCTGCTGAATGAAAAGAAATGTCTCTTTGTAAAAACAGAAGACAACTACCGCCGCTATCGCAACCTGGAAATGACCACCGCCACTGAGCTGCTCATTACCAACGAATCACTGAAGTCTAACATGGACACCTACAAAAAGTGGAATAGCGCTTTGGGTGCCGCCCTGAAAGACATTGCGAAAAAAGCAAAAGAAGTAAAAACAAAATTCGCTGACCTGAAAGATGCTGCCGGTAAGCTGGACAGCGCTATCAATGACAGCTGCAACTGCTCCCAGTACAAAGCACTTACCGGAAAGAGCCGTGAGAACTGCAACTGTGGCGAAGGTGGCAAACAGGTGATCGCTGCCTGCGCCCAATCAGAAGAGATTCTGAATGATCTGGTGAATATGCCCAAAGCACTGGCATCAGACATTGATACCATCTTCCAGAGTGCCGCTGATGTAGCAGGTATCCAGCTCTTCTCTAATCTCGAAACATTGGAGCCACTGGAAAAAACGTTGTCCGATCAGTCTAAACTTTTTGAAGCACACATCAGTGGCGTGATGAAAACACGCAAGACAGACCTGGACAAACTACAGGATGATGTAGTAAAACAGGTACAGGAAGTGACCAGGGCTATAACCGATCGCCATTATCAGCGCAGTATTCTGGAAGGCTATTACGATGCAGCAAGACATCTGTGCTGCCCTCCATGCGATTGCGTACAGGTAGGCGAAAGCAACTATTCACCCCGTCTGAAAGGATGCAGTGATGCCATCTGCAACATCTGTGATGAAGTAAAAGATGCCTTCTGCTGTAAACCTGTCACCCAGGAAGAAGAAGCTAATTGTTAAATTCTAAAACCCCGCAAATGTCTACTACCTATAATTACGACGCATTGGCAGCTGGCTGGGACGCTAAGATCGCCGATTGCTGCAACACCAACACCACCAGCGATGGTGGTTGTACTGACTGTTGCTACGACACCTGGCAGGATCAGCTGAAAGACGTAACGCAGCGCTCTGCTTCCGTTACTGAAAAGACTACACAGCTCCAGAATAAGATCGCCTTTATTTCAGACAGACGCAGCCGCTATAAAGTATGGCTCGATGAACTGGATAAAGCTGAAACCCTGGCACGCAACATCTGCCACCAGCTGGAAATAATTGCTACCCAGGCAGATAAGATCTGGTACAATGCCAGCAAAGCCTGCAAGGCGATTGAAACCCTATTCTGTATGGTCAGGGATTTCTACAGCCAGGTAGATTATATAAAAAAAAGATACGATGACCTGCAGATCTGCATCCAGAAGAATGACGATCCGGCCCTTGAAAAAGGTAAAGGCATCCTGAAAGCACTCGATGACTATGGCACCAAACTGAATGCCATTATCGCTACACGCGACGCCCTGATTGCACAGGCCATCGAAGCCGTAAGACTCGCAAACCTGATCATCGATGCAATAACAAGTAAAGACTGCACCTGCGATTTCAAACCATGCGATGGTAATTACCAACCATTCAAAACACAGCATGACGGTAAGAACTACTATGGTCTTAAAACCATCATCACTACCTGGTACAATGTATTGGGTTGTGCCAGCGGTTGTCCTGGCGACGGTACAAGCCCTGCAGCATCGGCCACTGCACTCGTGAAGAAGAACACCGGTCCTTCATCCGACGACGATTGTGGTACTGACAATGGCAACGATA
This Chitinophaga sancti DNA region includes the following protein-coding sequences:
- a CDS encoding DUF4255 domain-containing protein — its product is MIDRALLLLKEELESYLSITDAAATVVIDNIGLFETASGTQLPDNIVLTLVNLEEESTLKNNTPLKKGSSSAVYQNPPVFLNLYVLFVCNYGGSKYVDALKRLSYVIQFVQGKSSFHYASDTGSLPPGEDVLDMKFTLELYTLTFEQINHLWGSLGGRQMPFVMYKLRLIALTSNNRLREVPLIEEIENNNAPINR
- a CDS encoding phage tail sheath family protein, which encodes MAEYKTPGVYIEEIPKLPPSIASVETAIPAFIGYTEKAQWKVAGDLTNKPWRIESMLEYELYFGGAKPDAGIEITVDTTQGKVDIQGAINAELRSKYLMYYSLQMFFINGGGPCYVTSVGGYSDGDVILDADLQVGLAEVEKIDEVTLLLFPDAINMASAGNYYALYALAIAQCVKLKDRFTVLDVFPDPANAGNWRLDVDFLRNTLSGTTDDLKYAAVYFPRIYTRTDFTYNEGDVKIISNGAGDIGATLTELKSNNNAYYNMARGAINDIQMLLPASSAVVGVYATVDNNRGVWKAPANVNIEYAVAPEMLITQEDQENLNVDTTAGKSINVIRSFPGRGPAIIWGARTLAGNDNEWRYIPVRRFFNMVEESTKNAAQQFVFEPNDRNTWIRVRSMIENYLTQQWKAGALMGTTTREAFYVRIGLGETMTEQDIWEGRMIVEIGLAVVRPAEFIILRFMHKMLTEA